DNA sequence from the Caminibacter pacificus genome:
GAGGAGGTTGGATTAGAGGGGCTAAAAGATAAATTTTTTAAAGTGAATTTGATTATGGGTTTTAAATTATAAACTTTTAAGATTTAATCTTTAATAAATGTAAAATTTGTGTAAAAAACAGAATTTTTTAAGATTAATTTGTTACCATTTCATTAACAAAACAAAGGAGTTAAAATGAAATTCAAACTTTTTAGCGGTACGGCGAATCCAAAAGTTGCGGAAGATATTGCATATTATCTCGATAGACCGCTTAGTAAGATTACGGTTAATAGATTTAGTGACGGAGAAATAAACGTTCAAATCGGTGAGAGTATCAGGGGTGTTGATTGTTTCATTATTCAGCCTACCTGTGCACCGGCAAACGATAATTTAATGGAGCTTTTGATTATTACGGATGCGATGAGAAGAGCGAGCGCTAAAAGTATTACTGCTGTAGTGCCGTATTTCGGATACGCAAGACAAGACAGAAAAGCGGCTCCGAGAGTTCCTATTACCGCAAAGTTGGTAGCTAATATGATGGAAAAAGCGGGAATTGACAGAGTAGTAACTATCGACCTTCACGCAGGGCAAATTCAAGGATTTTTCGATATTCCTGTGGATAACCTTTACGGAAGTATTCTGTTTTTTGACTATTTTAAAGAGATGAATTTAAAAAATCCTATTATCGCTTCTCCTGATATCGGTGGTGTTGCAAGAGCGAGATATTTTGCAAGTAAACTCGGACTTGATATGGTGATTGTTGATAAAAGAAGAGAAAAAGCGAATGTTAGTGAAGTTATGAATATTATCGGTGACGTAGAAGGAAAAGACGTAATCTTAATCGACGATATGGTAGATACGGCGGGTACTATGGTAAAAGCCGCAAAAGCTCTCAAAGACAGAGGTGCTACATCCGTTAGAGCGTTTGCAACTCACGGAGTATTATCAGGACCTGCAATAGAGAGAATCAAAGATTCGGTACTTGAAGAGCTTATTATTACCGATACTATTCCTTTTAACAAAACGTGCGAAAAAATCAGAGTTCTTAAAACAGGAAAACTTTTTGCCGAAGTTATAAGAAGAATAGTTTATAACGAAAGCATTAATAAACTTTTTGATTAATGAAGACGGTCAATAAACTTTTTGCCGCAAGTATCGAGGTAAAAAAGTCTAAATTTCACTCCTTTTTAGTTCCTTTCTCTTCTTTTGAAGAAACCTTAAACGACTTAAAAAAACGACACCCAAAAGCAAATCATCACGTAACCGCATTCAGATATTTAAACGAACATAATCAAATAGTGGAAGGTTCTTCAGATGACGGAGAGCCAAGAGGTAGCAGCGGAAGACCTACTCTTAAAGTTTTGCAAGGTCACAACCTTATAAATGTGGGAATAATAACCGTCAGATATTTCGGAGGTATTCTTTTGGGAGTCGGCGGACTTGTAAAAGCTTATAGCGACGCTGCGAATGAAGTTATAAAAAGAGCCGAACTTATTGAATATAAGCAAGTTTTTGAGTATGATTTTAGCGTAGCTTATGATAAGACCAGGGAAATCGAGTATATTTTAAAAAAACTTGACGTTTACGTTGTGGATAGAGGGTTCGGAAGTGAGGGGATAGAATACAAAATCCGAGACGATATCGAAAAAATAAAGAAAATTAAGGAGATATTATGAAAAAGCTTTTAGCGTTAACTTTACTTTTTTCATCATTGCTTTTTGCCGTGTCAAAAGAAAATATTTTGGCTCTTACTTGGTTAAATAGCTTTTGTAAAGTGGAAAACAAAAAAGTATGTAGAATGAGAAGGCCGGGAGATTATTCTCTTACTCATTTTACGCTTCACGGACTTTGGCCTAAAAATAGAAATTATTGTCATATCGGATATAAATTCAAACTTTCACCTTTAATGTGGAAAGTTCTCGAAAAATTTATGCCGGGCGCAAAAGACGGATTTGCAAGATACGAATGGAAAAAACACGGAACTTGTTTCGGAACCGATGCTCAAACTTATTTTTTAACCGCAGTTAAACTGACTCAACAATTTAACGAAACTCAATTTTTAGATTTCGTAAGAATGCATATGGGACAATGGGTTAGTCTTCAAAGAATCAGATTTGTTTTCGGCGGAGCTTTCGGAGAAAAAAATAAAAGAAAATTTCAATTGATTTGTAAAAGAAAAAAAGGACAAATCTATATAACCGAAATAAGAATAAACCTCAAAGGAGACCCGACTAAATTAGGACTTCAAGAATTAATTGACAACGCAAAACCGATGGTAGGTGTGAGACAATGTCAAGGAGGAGTATTCGCTCTTCCGTAAAAATTTTTAAGGAGAAAGTTTGAAGAAGGTTTTATTTTTTTTTGTTTTGATAGGGGTTTTATTTGGAGCCGAGTTTGAATACGGAAAAGGTACGTTTAGTATAAAAGGTGGGCTTTTCGGTTTAAGTAAAACCGTAAGTCAAGATATCGATGTATTTGCTTTTTATAATCATCACAAAAATATTTTAGGTACAAAATTTTTCTTTTCATATAAACTTGCTTTTTATAAATCAAAAAGCGTTACAAATACGATAAATACATATAATTCGGTCGTGAGTTCTAATACGCTAACAAACTCTTTAACTTTTGATTATAAGCTGCAAGGGGTTGATGCGAATATAGTTTTAGGAAGAGATTTTTATAGAGAGGGTGGAGATTATCTGGGTGTTGGTGTTTTGCTTGGTATCAGCGGACCGTATATAAAAAGTAAAGGAGACGATTCTGCTAGTTCGGATTCCGATAATGTTGATAATACTCTTCCGGGATATGGATATTTAAGCGATTCGGAAACGGATTTTACTACTTATAAAATCGGGCCTAGTGTCAGAGCTCAAAAAGAGATTCTAAGCTTTTTAACCGTTTATGGAGATGCTCAGTATGCATATCAAATGGCTCGCGTAAAAAATAAAGAAGCAGGTATCGATCAATACGATAGCGGTAATTATTTGAGTTATGATATCGGTGTAAAACTTCAAGCTAAAGCCGGAAGAAAGAAAATTTGGATTATTTCGTTTTCTCCGAAATTTTTCGTAACTTTCGGATATAGATATAACTATTGGAAAGTAAAAAACGTAGAAATAAACGGAGTAAACTTGATAGGTCCGGCGGATTTGTCTTTTAGTGTGGAATATGCATATTTCGGTTTAGGGTATGATTTTTAAAACCAAATCATCGAGAGAATCAATATAACCGCAATAGCGGCGACAAAAAGGGCTAATACTAAAAAAACCTTTTTGTCGGTGTCTAACTCTCCTTTTTGTAAAAGTTCTATCCATTTCGTGTAATAAAAATATGAATAAATTGCTAAAATCGCACCCGCTAAAATAATACTTATTCCCATCCATTTATAAAACGATGCATTTTCTACCGCTTTTATCGAAAGAGACTTATTGCCTAACTGCATTGCTACAAGATGTAAAAAAAGCTCGAATTTTTCGATAATAAATCCAAGTGCGATAAACGATATCGCAATTCCTATAAGCGCTGCAACGGCTCTCTCAAGAGCCATTAAATTTTTGGGATCAATTTTAGAAGAGTTCACCCGTTAGACCTTTAATTTGTTTTTTGACGGTACGATTGAAGAATTTTCTTAAAATTATCTCGATTATGTAAGCTATTACGAATCCGCCGATTAAGTAATAAATAATTTTGATATCTTGTTTTGCATTATAGTACAATGTAGCTAAAACTACGAAAGTCATAAGTAAAAAAGCGAAAATTATAACTCCTTTATTCGCTCCGGTTTTAGGAGTTAATTTGATATGTCCGAAATGCACTAAAGCTTGAATAATCAATACGCTAAGCGCAGCAACCGTAGTTATTTCGCTTAGATTGAAAAATAAAACCATAGGGATAATCAAAGCGGTGGAAATAAGCAGACCTTCATACGAATGAAAAACATTGTATTCGTAAATTTTCGGAAGTTCGCCTTTTTTTGCAAGAGTATAGCTGATTTCCGTAGCGGCGTAGATTGTCGCATTAATAGCACTTGTTGCCGAAATAAGAGCAACAACGGACATAATTTTAAATCCGAGCTCTCCGAAAACCGGTTTTGCCGCTTCTGCAAGAGCGTAATCTTTTGCTTTTATAACTTCGCTAAGAGGTAAATTCCCAAGTACTGCAATACTAACGCTTACATAAAGAATCGTTACCACTCCTATTGCTATAAACATAGCTTTTAGTACCGTTTTGCTCGGATTTTCCATATCTTCTATTGCGTTTGTAATTACGCTGTATCCCTGATATGCGAAGAATGTGAGACCTATAGCAAAAACGGCGTTAATAATCGGAGGTGCGTCTTTCATGGATAGATATTGAGGTTTTATCGTCATTAGTGCTGCGATTGTAAAGATAGTTAGGGCTATCAGTTTAATTGCGACTATTATATTTTCGCTTTTTGCTACAAGAGTCGCTCCGAGTAGATTAATAAACGTAAAAAATAGAATTATTCCAACTGCAAAAGCGTCAATCATAAATTTCGAATGATAACCAAAAAGCCTTGCTCCGTATTCTCCAAAACTTTTAGCAACAGCCGCAAGCGTTACGAGTTGAGCAAAATAAAACATTACGCTCAAAGACCCCGAAAAAGGATTTTCTCCGAATTCTTGGACTAAATATTCGATAATCCCGCCTCTGCTCGGAAATCTGATGGCGAGTTTTGCTAAAGAGTAACCGCTAAGAAGAGCAATAATACCGCCGATTACAAAAGAGATCCAAACAAGATTACCCGCAATACTACCGGCAAGTCCGATAACGATAAAAATACCGATACCCACCATTGTACCGATTCCAAGCATTGCCGCTGAGAGAGTATTGAATGCTTTTTTTTCACTCATTGCGGCTCCTTTACTAAGAGCGATTTAGTTAAATTATATCATAGTTTTTAACTTCAGATACCCCATATATAAAATTCCCGCAAAAATTCCTCCGAAAATTCCGGCTAAAATATCATCGCCCATAACTCCGAGACCGCCTTTTGCTTTTTGGTCTATTTTTCCGATAATCGAAGGTTTCCAAATATCAAAAAGCCTAAAAGATATGAAAGCCAAAAGGAGTTTTATAAAAGTGTCGTGTTTCAAATCCCCTAAAACGCCTATGGTTATCAAAACTCCGGCGATTTCGTCTATTACGATTCTTTTGTCGTCGTGAATTCCTCCGTTTGCTTCGTATTCGTTTACGAGTTTAAAGCCTATTATTGAAAAAAGTGCCGCTAAAAGCATAATAGTCATATTCGGATTTGGCATATACGCAATAACCAAATAAGCTATTATCACACCAACAATACTTCCCCAAGTGCCGGGAGCCTTTGGCAAAAGACCGCTATAAAATCCGGTTAGTAAGAACCAATTTAGTTTATTCATGAAGTAAATTCTCCTTTCTTAAATCATACAACATATCAATCACCTCATCATCGCTTAAATCATGAAAATCGTCATAAAAATTTGCCACTGCAAAAGGTTTGTTTTCGCTTTCGATAAGACAATAGACTTCGTCAAAATAATTTTCAAGCATTTTTTTCGTTTCTTTCGGACACACGGGGGCTATTGCGATTATTTTATCGGGATGTAGTTTTTTTAGGTATTCATAAGCGGCTATTGCGCTATATCCGCTGGCAAATCCGTCATCCACTACGATAGCCGTTTTTCCTTTTAAAGATGAGTAACCTCTTGAGTTTCTGTAAAGATCGTTTCTTCTAAGTACTTCGTTCAATACGTCTTTTGCAATCTCTTCAACAGGAATTTGAGAAAATAAAGCATCAAACGCCGGATTCAAAATCGCTCTTGCGTCCATATTAATAGCCCCGAATCCGGCTTCCGGATTACCGGGGATCGGGAGTTTTCTTACAACAATTAAATCCATTGGGATTTTTTTTGTTTTTGCTATTGCATATCCTACGGGTACTCCGCCCCTTGGGATTGCAAAAATAACGGAGTTTTCAGGAAACTCAAACACCTCGCTAAGTTTTACTCCGGCATCGAATCTGTCTTTGAACGTCATTTTTTTCCTTATGTTAAAGAGCTCGTTTGATAAAGTTTCATAAGTGCAATATAAAAATCTTCTTCTTTATTTTCTTCGATAA
Encoded proteins:
- a CDS encoding ribose-phosphate pyrophosphokinase; protein product: MKFKLFSGTANPKVAEDIAYYLDRPLSKITVNRFSDGEINVQIGESIRGVDCFIIQPTCAPANDNLMELLIITDAMRRASAKSITAVVPYFGYARQDRKAAPRVPITAKLVANMMEKAGIDRVVTIDLHAGQIQGFFDIPVDNLYGSILFFDYFKEMNLKNPIIASPDIGGVARARYFASKLGLDMVIVDKRREKANVSEVMNIIGDVEGKDVILIDDMVDTAGTMVKAAKALKDRGATSVRAFATHGVLSGPAIERIKDSVLEELIITDTIPFNKTCEKIRVLKTGKLFAEVIRRIVYNESINKLFD
- a CDS encoding YigZ family protein; the protein is MKTVNKLFAASIEVKKSKFHSFLVPFSSFEETLNDLKKRHPKANHHVTAFRYLNEHNQIVEGSSDDGEPRGSSGRPTLKVLQGHNLINVGIITVRYFGGILLGVGGLVKAYSDAANEVIKRAELIEYKQVFEYDFSVAYDKTREIEYILKKLDVYVVDRGFGSEGIEYKIRDDIEKIKKIKEIL
- a CDS encoding ribonuclease T2 family protein; the encoded protein is MKKLLALTLLFSSLLFAVSKENILALTWLNSFCKVENKKVCRMRRPGDYSLTHFTLHGLWPKNRNYCHIGYKFKLSPLMWKVLEKFMPGAKDGFARYEWKKHGTCFGTDAQTYFLTAVKLTQQFNETQFLDFVRMHMGQWVSLQRIRFVFGGAFGEKNKRKFQLICKRKKGQIYITEIRINLKGDPTKLGLQELIDNAKPMVGVRQCQGGVFALP
- a CDS encoding YidH family protein, with the translated sequence MNSSKIDPKNLMALERAVAALIGIAISFIALGFIIEKFELFLHLVAMQLGNKSLSIKAVENASFYKWMGISIILAGAILAIYSYFYYTKWIELLQKGELDTDKKVFLVLALFVAAIAVILILSMIWF
- a CDS encoding APC family permease: MSEKKAFNTLSAAMLGIGTMVGIGIFIVIGLAGSIAGNLVWISFVIGGIIALLSGYSLAKLAIRFPSRGGIIEYLVQEFGENPFSGSLSVMFYFAQLVTLAAVAKSFGEYGARLFGYHSKFMIDAFAVGIILFFTFINLLGATLVAKSENIIVAIKLIALTIFTIAALMTIKPQYLSMKDAPPIINAVFAIGLTFFAYQGYSVITNAIEDMENPSKTVLKAMFIAIGVVTILYVSVSIAVLGNLPLSEVIKAKDYALAEAAKPVFGELGFKIMSVVALISATSAINATIYAATEISYTLAKKGELPKIYEYNVFHSYEGLLISTALIIPMVLFFNLSEITTVAALSVLIIQALVHFGHIKLTPKTGANKGVIIFAFLLMTFVVLATLYYNAKQDIKIIYYLIGGFVIAYIIEIILRKFFNRTVKKQIKGLTGELF
- a CDS encoding phosphatidylglycerophosphatase A, with the translated sequence MNKLNWFLLTGFYSGLLPKAPGTWGSIVGVIIAYLVIAYMPNPNMTIMLLAALFSIIGFKLVNEYEANGGIHDDKRIVIDEIAGVLITIGVLGDLKHDTFIKLLLAFISFRLFDIWKPSIIGKIDQKAKGGLGVMGDDILAGIFGGIFAGILYMGYLKLKTMI
- a CDS encoding phosphoribosyltransferase, which codes for MTFKDRFDAGVKLSEVFEFPENSVIFAIPRGGVPVGYAIAKTKKIPMDLIVVRKLPIPGNPEAGFGAINMDARAILNPAFDALFSQIPVEEIAKDVLNEVLRRNDLYRNSRGYSSLKGKTAIVVDDGFASGYSAIAAYEYLKKLHPDKIIAIAPVCPKETKKMLENYFDEVYCLIESENKPFAVANFYDDFHDLSDDEVIDMLYDLRKENLLHE